The following coding sequences are from one Lolium rigidum isolate FL_2022 chromosome 6, APGP_CSIRO_Lrig_0.1, whole genome shotgun sequence window:
- the LOC124660476 gene encoding zinc protease PQQL-like, which translates to MDLLPPASEAPAGGGAVAGRGLRRGVGFRSLKLVNVAMEEALPAEPVGVAYGRLPNGLTYYVRSNPKPRMRAALSLAVKVGSVVEEEDERGVAHIVEHLAFSATSRYTNHDIVKFLESIGAEFGACQNALTSSDETIYELLVPVDKPGLLSQAISVLAEFSSEIRISAEDLDKERGAVLEEYRGGRNATGRMQDSHWTLLFQGSKYAERLPIGLEKVIRTVTHETVRQFYHKWYNLSNMAVFAVGDFPDTQAVVELIKEHFGQKAPAPCPPPVIPDFPVPSHIEPRFSCFVESEAAGSAVVISCKMPAGEIKTVKDYRDSLAESMFHCALNQRLFKLSRRRDPPYFSCSSAADALVRPVKAYIMTSSCRESGTVEALESMLLEVARARLHGFSEREISIVRSLMMSEIESAYLERDQMQSTNLRDEFLQHFLREEPVVGIEYEAQLQKTLLPYISSAEVVKFAENFSTISSCVIKIVEPRAHASLEDLKAVVLKVNTLEENKTIPPWDEEQIPEEIVSQSPEPGNILDKVEHPGIGATEMVLSNGMRVCYKCTDFLDDQVVFTGFAYGGLSELSEDEYTSCSMGSTIAGEIGIFGYRPSVLMDMLAGKRAEVGTKVGAYMRSFSGDCSPSDLETGLQLVYQLFTTKVEPRDEEVKIVMQMAEEAIYAQERDPYTAYANRAREINYGNSYFFKPIRISDLKKVNPIRACEYFNNCFKDPSAFTVVVVGNIDPAISIPLILQYLGGIPKVGDTVERLSREDLKGLPFKFPETIIREVVRSPMVEAQCFVQLGFPVVLKSTMMTEDIHYVGFLSKLLETKIMQVLRFKYGQVYSVNVGVFLGGNKPSRSGDVRGDISVNFSCDPDMPSKLAEFVLEEISYLQTEGPSEEDVSAILEIEQRAHENGLQENYYWLDRILRSYQSRIYSGDVGSTFKVQNEGRLKVREALKPESMQMALQRVISFPCKKQYTVVILMPKPSRWNSLISVVSWGSGGFSRDAKILAGMAATLVLAASLWRYSRGALRS; encoded by the exons atggATCTGCTTCCGCCGGCGTCGGAGGCGCCGGCCGGTGGCGGCGCGGTGGCAGGGCGGGGGCTGCGGCGCGGGGTCGGCTTCCGGTCGCTCAAGCTGGTGAACGTGGCCATGGAGGAGGCCCTCCCCGCCGAGCCCGTCGGCGTCGCCTACGGCCGCCTCCCCAACGGCCTCACCTACTACGTCCGCTCCAACCCCAAGCCCCGCATGCGCgcggccctctccctcgccgtCAAGGTCGG GTCGGtggtggaagaggaggacgagcgcGGGGTGGCGCACATCGTCGAGCACCTCGCCTTCAGCGCCACGTCGCGCTACACCAACCACGACATCGTCAAGTTCCTCGAGAGCATCGGGGCCGAGTTCGGCGCCTGCCAGAACGCGCTCACCTCATCCGACGAAACCATCTACGAACTGCTCGTGCCTGTCGACAAGCCCGGCCTGCTCTCCCAGGCCATCTCCGTGCTCGCCGAGTTCAGCTCCGAG ATTCGGATTTCGGCCGAGGACCTGGATAAAGAAAGAGGCGCTGTGCTGGAGGAGTACAGGGGTGGGCGCAATGCCACTGGGCGGATGCAGGACTCCCACTGGACATTGTTGTTTCAGGGTTCCAAG TATGCAGAACGCTTGCCGATAGGTTTGGAGAAGGTGATACGGACTGTTACGCATGAGACGGTTAGGCAGTTTTACCATAAGtggtacaatctaagcaacatggCTGTCTTTGCTGTGGGAGACTTCCCAGATACACAG GCTGTCGTTGAGTTGATAAAGGAACATTTTGGCCAGAAagccccagctccttgccctccACCAGTTATACCGGACTTTCCAGTTCCATCACATATTGAACCTCGGTTTTCATGCTTTGTCGAATCCGAAGCTGCAGGG TCAGCCGTTGTTATTAGCTGCAAGATGCCTGCTGGTGAAATCAAAACAGTGAAGGATTACAGAGATTCATTGGCAGAATCCATGTTTCATTGTGCTCTGAATCAGAGGCTCTTCAAACTATCTCGTAGAAGGGATCCTCCATACTTCTCTTGCTCTTCAGCCGCAGATGCTCTTGTCCGTCCAGTGAAGGCATATATTATGACATCCAGTTGCCGCGAAAGCGGCACCGTGGAGGCTCTTGAGTCTATGTTACTTGAG GTTGCTAGGGCACGGCTTCATGGGTTTTCTGAACGTGAGATATCCATTGTGCGCTCTTTAATGATGTCGGAGATTGAGTCTGCATATTTGGAGCGTGATCAAATGCAGTCCACCAACTTGCGGGATGAGTTTCTGCAG CATTTTCTTCGTGAGGAGCCTGTTGTCGGGATTGAATATGAAGCACAGTTGCAAAAGACTCTTCTTCCTT ACATTTCTTCTGCGGAAGTGGTTAAGTTTGCAGAAAACTTTTCAACAATCAGTAGCTGTGTTATCAAGATTGTTGAGCCCCGAGCTCATGCTTCTTTAGAGGATCTGAAAGCGGTTGTATTGAAAGTTAACACTCTGGAAGAAAACAAGACTATTCCTCCCTGGGATGAAGAGCAGATCCCTGAAGAAATTGTTAGCCAAAGTCCAGAGCCAGG AAATATCCTTGATAAAGTGGAGCACCCAGGCATAGGTGCTACTGAGATGGTACTATCTAATGGGATGCGGGTTTGCTATAAGTGCACCGACTTTCTTGATGATCAG GTTGTTTTTACTGGATTTGCGTATGGTGGTTTGTCTGAATTATCTGAAGATGAATATACTTCATGCTCAATGGGCTCGACAATAGCAGGAGAAATTGGTATTTTTGGATACAGACCTTCTGTCTTGATGGACATGCTTGCTGGCAAGAGAGCTGAAGTTGGTACAAAAGTTGGGGCGTACATGAGATCATTTTCTGGCGATTGTTCACCTTCAGATCTTGAGACTGGTTTGCAG CTTGTCTACCAACTATTTACAACAAAGGTGGAGCCAAGGGACGAAGAAgtaaaaatagtgatgcaaatggcaGAGGAAGCTATCTATGCTCAGGAAAGAGATCCTTACACTGCATATGCAAATCGTGCAAGggaaataaattacgggaactcaTACTTCTTTAAG CCAATAAGAATAAGTGATCTGAAGAAAGTGAATCCAATCAGAGCATGCGAATATTTCAACAATTGTTTCAAGGATCCATCAGCTTTTACTGTTGTAGTAGTTGGAAACATCGACCCAGCCATCTCAATTCCACTGATTTTGCAGTACCTG GGTGGGATACCTAAGGTAGGGGATACAGTTGAGCGACTTAGTCGTGAGGATCTAAAGGGATTGCCCTTCAAGTTTCCTGAAACCATAATTAG AGAGGTTGTCCGCAGCCCTATGGTTGAAGCTCAGTGCTTTGTCCAACTAGGATTTCCGGTGGTTTTGAAGAGCACAATGATG ACGGAGGATATTCACTACGTGGGATTTCTGAGTAAACTTCTCGAAACAAAAATCATGCAAGTACTTCGCTTCAAATATGGGCAG GTCTACTCAGTTAATGTAGGTGTCTTCTTAGGCGGCAACAAACCATCCAGAAGCGGAGATGTTCGTGGAGACATAAGCGTGAATTTCTCATGTGATCCGGACATGCCATCTAAACTG GCTGAATTTGTTCTGGAAGAGATATCATATCTACAGACAGAAGGCCCTTCTGAAGAAGATGTATCAGCTATCCTAGAAATTGAACAAAGAGCGCATGAAAATGGATTGCAG GAAAATTACTATTGGTTGGATAGAATTCTGCGGAGCTACCAATCAAGAATTTATTCTGGAGATGTTGGATCCACCTTCAAG GTCCAAAATGAGGGACGTCTAAAAGTTAGAGAGGCTTTAAAACCAGAGTCGATGCAAATGGCCTTGCAAAGGGTCATATCTTTCCCTTGTAAAAAACAGTACACCGTAGTAATTCTTATGCCAAAGCCATCTCGCTGGAATTCGTTGATATCGGTTGTGAGTTGGGGTTCTGGTGGATTTAGCAGAGATGCCAAG ATTTTGGCTGGCATGGCCGCCACACTGGTCTTAGCAGCCAGTTTATGGAGATACTCACGAGGCGCACTGAGATCGTAG
- the LOC124666607 gene encoding PITH domain-containing protein 1-like — protein sequence MACLHDHECESHNCAADWSLYNHVDIPKVVALNESVAGSVKSVFKPWEQRLETSGGFLESNEGDPELLVFIPFTSDVKIKSIAVVGGADGTSPSRMRAFINREGIDFSDAQNMQPVQEWELAENLRGVLEYQTRYSRFQGVANLTLHFPDNFGGDTTKIYYIGLRGEATQNKRDVVATIVYEVMPNPSDHKTKSETGGGFSHVE from the exons ATGGCGTGCCTGCACGACCACGAGTGCGAGTCTCACAACTGCGCCGCAGATTGGTCGCTCTACAACCACGTCGACATCCCCAAG GTGGTGGCTCTGAACGAATCTGTGGCTGGGAGCGTCAAATCGGTCTTCAAGCCGTGGGAGCAGCGCCTCGAGACTTCTGGG GGTTTTCTGGAGAGTAATGAGGGTGACCCTGAGTTGCTTGTTTTCATCCC ATTTACATCAGATGTTAAGATCAAGAGCATTGCTGTTGTCGGTGGTGCTGACGGGACAAGCCCTTCAAGAATGAGAGC GTTTATCAATAGAGAAGGTATTGACTTTTCTGATGCTCAAAACATGCAGCCCGTGCAG GAATGGGAGCTGGCAGAGAATTTGCGGGGAGTTCTTGAGTACCAAACAAG ATATTCAAGGTTCCAAGGTGTGGCCAACCTAACACTGCATTTCCCTGATAACTTTGGTGGCGATACAACTAAGATATATTACATAGGGTTGCGTGGTGAAGCCACTCAg AACAAAAGGGATGTCGTGGCCACAATTGTGTATGAAGTAATGCCCAATCCTTCTGATCACAA AACAAAATCTGAGACTGGAGGTGGTTTCTCACATGTTGAGTAG
- the LOC124668079 gene encoding uncharacterized protein LOC124668079, with product MLPALLGGYLTASAPPLPTPTATATPATRLPPGLRRSTRLVARRRAGETVHATAAEEEEQEWKELQEEGLPRRGQYGQQDDHDRDPEIGDIMGDYFDDPKKAQSRMEERIKKKRHKIVQAKTGSANPMKVVFNKFDFSNSFIWFEFYNALLPKDVKLICDTLRSWHIVGRLGGCNSMNMQLSQLDLDCKRPTYDALEAANATPTSFYNIGDLEIQDNLARVWVDIGIQDPLLLDILLNSLTTINSDHLGIKQVRFGGSEFESWNDSLNTEEAGYSVHKI from the exons ATGCTCCCCGCCCTCCTCGGCGGCTAcctcaccgcctccgcaccaccgcTCCCAACCCCAACCGCGACAGCAACCCCGGCCACACGCCTGCCCCCTGGCCTCAGGCGCTCCACCCGCCTCGTCGCCCGCCGGAGGGCTGGGGAAACTGTACACGCGACGGCagcagaagaggaggagcaggagtgGAAGGAGCTCCAGGAGGAGGGGCTCCCGAGGCGGGGGCAGTACGGCCAACAGGATGACCACGACCGTGACCCCGAGATCGGAGACATTATGGGGGACTACTTCGACGACCCCAAGAAGGCCCAGTCACGC ATGGAGGAGAGGATAAAGAAGAAGCGGCACAAGATCGTGCAGGCCAAGACCGGCTCCGCCAATCCCATGAAGGTCGTCTTCAACAA GTTTGATTTCTCCAATTCTTTCATATGGTTCGAGTTCTACAATGCTCTGTTGCCAAAAGATGTGAAATTAATTTGTGAT ACTCTGCGATCATGGCATATAGTTGGACGCCTTGGTGGGTGCAATTCTATGAATATGCAG TTATCACAGTTGGATCTAGATTGTAAAAGACCAACTTATGATGctcttgaagcagcaaatgctacTCCGACATCCTTTTACAACATTGGCGATCTTGAGATTCAAGATAATCTAGCACGTGTCTG GGTGGACATTGGTATTCAAGATCCATTGCTTCTGGATATCCTTCTTAACTCCTTAACCACCATAAATTCAGA TCATCTGGGCATTAAACAAGTTCGATTTGGTGGGTCGGAGTTTGAGAGCTGGAACGACAGCTTGAATACTGAAGAAGCTGGATACAGTGTTCACAAGATCTAG
- the LOC124659132 gene encoding uncharacterized protein LOC124659132, with amino-acid sequence MLRCHIYAPQQPSQTPNRSFAPGPVENSATSMSVGKNTSPSRREADKVEEEVVEGGQNGRDGAVVQPKAESNGGKKKAADQRRYSRCFSGLELSIGPGPLKDAEAGKLKGQIRKWARAVVTYARQLSFGSPRSSPRMSGDGATPRSATFRSKSRSKSGLGSARGDDAPRAQPPP; translated from the coding sequence ATGCTGCGCTGCCACATATATGCACCTCAGCAGCCAAGCCAGACACCAAACCGCAGTTTTGCTCCCGGTCCGGTTGAGAATTCGGCAACGTCCATGTCCGTAGGCAAGAATACGTCGCCGTCGCGGCGGGAAGCGGACAAGGTCGAGGAGGAGGTGGTAGAGGGAGGACAGAACGGCCGCGACGGCGCCGTGGTGCAGCCGAAGGCGGAGAGCAACggagggaagaagaaggcggCTGATCAGCGGCGGTACAGCCGGTGCTTCTCGGGGCTGGAGCTCAGCATCGGCCCGGGGCCGCTCAAGGACGCCGAAGCCGGCAAGCTCAAGGGCCAGATCAGGAAGTGGGCCAGGGCCGTCGTCACCTACGCGCGCCAGCTCAGCTTCGGCTCGCCGAGATCCTCCCCTCGCATGTCAGGCGACGGCGCCACGCCCAGGTCGGCGACCTTCCGTTCCAAGTCCAGGTCCAAGTCCGGCCTCGGCAGCGCCAGGGGTGACGATGCTCCCCGAGCACAGCCGCCACCGTGA